One region of Ananas comosus cultivar F153 linkage group 9, ASM154086v1, whole genome shotgun sequence genomic DNA includes:
- the LOC109714836 gene encoding beta-amylase-like translates to MVRKAIILFLHTQMMQVPTPLTEKEKMLANYVPVFVRLPLGVITANNRFEKPEELRKQLKQLREAKVDGVMIDVWWGIIEATGPKIYEWGARQLFQMVKEEGLKLQAIMSFHQCGGNIGDKVDIPIPQWVRDIGVKDPGIFYTNRKGTRDQEYLSMEVDNQPIFKGQTAVQLYSNFMKSFRKNMTDFLDGSLITDIEVGLGPAGEMRYPSYPWNQGWVFPGIGEFQVSGIHWWYRVPNHAAELTAGYYNLNDRDGYRTIARMLKRHEAILNFTCVEMRNSEQSENAKSAPEELVQQVLSAAWREGIEAACENALNQYDRKAYNQILKNARPNGVNRNGPPKLRISAMTYLRLSDELLKPKNFRIFKIFVRKMHADQDYCPDPRKYFKPIKPLERSKPKIPIEKILEASEMLKPYPFDPETDMSVGGDIADFIDGIFDKIFYKITSILN, encoded by the exons ATGGTAAGGAAAGCAATAATACTCTTCCTCCACACTCAAATGATGCAGGTTCCAACCCCGCTCACAGAGAAAGAGAAGATGCTAGCCAACTATGTTCCAGTCTTTGTGAGGCTCCCA TTGGGTGTAATAACAGCCAATAACAGATTCGAGAAGCCAGAAGAACTCAGGAAGCAGCTCAAGCAACTGCGAGAAGCAAAAGTCGATGGTGTGATGATCGACGTCTGGTGGGGGATTATAGAAGCTACAGGTCCAAAAATATATGAATGGGGTGCAAGGCAGCTGTTTCAGATGGTTAAGGAAGAAGGATTGAAGTTGCAAGCCATTATGTCGTTCCATCAATGCGGAGGGAATATAGGAGATAAAGTTGATATTCCCATACCGCAATGGGTTCGGGATATTGGGGTAAAGGACCCGGGTATCTTCTACACAAACAGAAAGGGGACGAGGGATCAGGAGTACCTTAGCATGGAAGTAGATAATCAGCCGATTTTCAAAGGTCAAACAGCTGTGCAG CTTTACAGCAATTTCATGAAGAGCTTCAGAAAAAACATGACAGATTTCTTGGATGGCAGTCTCATTACGGATATAGAGGTAGGACTCGGCCCTGCAGGAGAGATGAGGTATCCATCGTATCCTTGGAACCAAGGATGGGTTTTCCCAGGCATTGGGGAGTTCCAA GTCTCCGGCATACACTGGTGGTATAGAGTTCCCAATCATGCAGCAGAGCTAACCGCAGGATACTACAATTTAAATGATCGAGATGGATATAGAACAATTGCACGAATGCTAAAAAGGCATGAAGCTATTTTGAACTTCACCTGTGTTGAGATGAGAAATTCTGAGCAAAGCGAGAATGCAAAGAGTGCGCCCGAGGAACTTGTTCAGCAG GTGCTAAGTGCGGCTTGGAGAGAGGGCATTGAAGCAGCATGTGAAAATGCCCTTAATCAATATGATAGGAAGGCATATAACCAGATATTGAAGAATGCAAGACCAAACGGTGTAAATAGAAATGGGCCTCCAAAGTTAAGGATCTCTGCAATGACCTATCTCCGACTATCAGACGAGCTATTGAAACCAAAGAATTTCAGAATTTTCAAAATCTTTGTGAGGAAAATGCATGCTGACCAG GATTATTGCCCAGATCCACGGAAGTACTTCAAACCCATCAAGCCTTTGGAAAGGTCAAAGCCAAAGATACCAATTGAGAAGATTTTGGAAGCATCAGAAATGCTGAAGCCATACCCATTTGATCCAGAAACAGATATGAGTGTCGGTGGTGACATAGCTGACTTCATCGACGGAATATTCGACAAAATATTCTACAAAATAACTTCAATACTAAACTAA
- the LOC109715565 gene encoding pentatricopeptide repeat-containing protein At3g26782, mitochondrial-like yields the protein MNAFSPLKPLNPRSKTLILPRSLLSHLFSHSSTKTLTLEEAEPSSTPLTSLQCGRLLQSITNSKSLSKGLQLHAHAISSGVLGRNTYLATKLCAMYALCGAAADARAVFDAIVLKSSFLWNVMIRGYACSGFPLKALVLYREMLGFGKRPDSFTYPYVLMACADLLLVEVGKRIHCEVIVYGYEADVYVGNSLLSMYSKFGEMRIARKVFDIMPTRDLTSWNTMISGYQKNNEPERALLALFDLIGNGWGMDRATLLSVLPACADLSALKQTKEIHAYILRNFTEFDIFVVNAIIHVYAISGFLMGARHLFENNNKNDIVSWNSIISGYSHTGGAIESLRFFRQMNSQGIAPDTVTLIAVLGVCDRIAALQFGRSLHGYVTKRGYDREVTVNTSLIDMYSKCGSLECSRQVFDQMTTRNLISWSAMISGYGLHGRGREAVQCYSEMKMNGVVPDNVTFTSVLSACSHAGLVNEGKKIFNEISKDYSLRPTVEHCTCIVDLLGRAGYLDQASEFIMNMEVEPNADVWAALLSTCRIHQNVELAEYAAQNAFRLNPKGVGPYVCLSNLYAVKKRWTDVARVRAAARNNGLKKPPGCSFMELGMEIHRFMVGDKSHPQSNSIYAKLNELRKLVKDAGYVPDTSSVFYEVDEDVKEKLLWDHSERLAIAFALSNTSSEMSIRITKNLRVCEDCHAVTKLITKLVGREIIVRDAHRFHHFYNGLCSCGDYW from the coding sequence ATGAATGCCTTCTCTCCTCTCAAACCTCTAAACCCCCGCTCCAAAACCCTTATCCTCCCCCGATCTCTCCTCTCCCACCTCTTCTCCCACtcctccaccaaaaccctaacaCTAGAAGAAGCAGAGCCCTCGTCAACCCCTCTCACCTCTCTACAATGCGGTCGCCTCTTACAATCCATCACCAATTCCAAATCCCTCTCAAAGGGCCTCCAACTCCACGCCCACGCCATCTCCTCCGGCGTCCTCGGCCGCAACACCTACCTCGCCACCAAGCTCTGCGCCATGTACGCGCTTTGCGGCGCCGCGGCCGACGCCCGCGCGGTCTTCGACGCCATCGTGCTGAAAAGCTCCTTCCTTTGGAATGTGATGATCAGGGGCTATGCTTGTAGTGGGTTTCCTCTAAAAGCTCTGGTTTTGTATAGGGAAATGTTGGGTTTCGGGAAAAGGCCGGATAGTTTCACGTACCCCTATGTTCTTATGGCGTGTGCGGATCTTTTGCTTGTTGAAGTTGGTAAAAGGATTCATTGTGAGGTGATTGTTTATGGGTATGAAGCGGATGTTTATGTGGGTAATTCACTTTTGTCTATGTACTCTAAATTTGGTGAAATGCGCATTGCTAGGAAGGTGTTCGATATAATGCCGACACGGGATTTAACTTCTTGGAACACAATGATTTCGGGTTACCAAAAGAATAATGAACCCGAAAGGGCCTTGTTGGCCCTTTTTGATTTAATTGGGAATGGATGGGGAATGGATCGAGCAACTCTTCTTAGTGTACTCCCAGCATGTGCTGATCTTTCAGCACTGAAGCAAACAAAGGAGATTCACGCTTACATACTTCGTAACTTCACTGAATTTGACATATTCGTAGTCAATGCCATTATCCATGTTTATGCTATTTCGGGCTTTTTAATGGGGGCAAGACATTTGTTTGAGAACAATAATAAGAACGATATTGTATCATGGAATTCCATAATTTCTGGTTATTCACATACTGGTGGTGCTATTGAAAGTTTACGATTCTTTCGCCAAATGAATTCACAAGGTATTGCTCCCGACACAGTTACTCTCATTGCAGTTCTTGGAGTCTGTGATCGGATAGCAGCCTTACAATTTGGACGGAGCCTTCACGGTTATGTAACTAAACGAGGCTATGATAGAGAGGTTACTGTGAATACTTCACTTATAGACATGTATTCTAAGTGTGGAAGTCTAGAGTGTTCCCGCCAAGTTTTTGATCAAATGACTACAAGAAATCTAATCTCTTGGAGTGCCATGATCTCGGGTTATGGACTTCATGGGCGTGGAAGGGAAGCTGTTCAATGCTACAGTGAAATGAAAATGAATGGTGTAGTTCCAGACAATGTTACCTTCACATCAGTTCTGTCAGCATGTAGCCATGCAGGATTAGTCAATGAAGGgaagaaaattttcaatgaaATTTCAAAGGACTATTCATTGAGGCCCACCGTTGAGCACTGTACATGCATTGTTGATCTTCTTGGAAGGGCAGGTTATTTAGATCAAGCATCTGAGTTCATTATGAATATGGAGGTGGAACCCAACGCTGATGTGTGGGCCGCGCTTCTTTCCACTTGTCGCATTCATCAAAATGTGGAGTTGGCAGAATATGCTGCTCAGAATGCTTTTCGCCTTAACCCTAAAGGTGTGGGCCCTTATGTTTGCCTCTCAAACTTATATGCTGTTAAGAAAAGGTGGACGGACGTTGCAAGGGTGCGAGCTGCAGCAAGGAATAATGGACTGAAGAAACCACCTGGCTGCAGCTTCATGGAATTGGGTATGGAAATCCATCGATTTATGGTAGGAGATAAGTCACATCCACAATCAAATTCCATATATGCCAAACTTAATGAACTAAGGAAGCTAGTAAAGGATGCTGGATATGTTCCGGATACCAGCTCAGTCTTTTATGAGGTTGATGAGGATGTGAAGGAAAAATTGCTATGGGATCACAGTGAAAGGCTGGCCATTGCTTTTGCTCTATCGAACACATCAAGTGAAATGAGTATTAGGATCACCAAGAACCTTCGCGTATGTGAAGATTGCCATGCTGTGACAAAGCTGATCACAAAGCTTGTTGGTAGAGAAATCATTGTGAGGGATGCCCATCGGTTTCACCACTTCTATAACGGGCTTTGCTCTTGTGGTGATTACTGGTGA
- the LOC109715003 gene encoding uncharacterized protein LOC109715003, whose translation MEKGGPKEEFVYRVSTAEEWEELRTSGATMGRDLDRNTRCIHLSNLHQVRMVLRNFFSERKDLYLLQIDASKLGEGLIYESADASNYFPHFYGPARSFAPLPLEAVIKAEKLDLVNSEFTCSLLDQERS comes from the exons ATGGAGAAGGGAGGGCCCAAAGAAGAGTTCGTGTACAGGGTGAGCACCGCCGAGGAATGGGAGGAGCTTCGGACGAGCGGGGCTACGATGGGCCGAGATCTCGATCGCAACACTCGCTGTATCCACCTCAGCAACCTTCACcag GTGAGGATGGTTTTGAGGAACTTTTTTAGCGAAAGGAAGGACCTTTACCTGCTACAGATTGACGCTTCCAAG CTCGGGGAGGGATTAATTTACGAATCAGCCGATGCTTCAAATTATTTCCCGCATTTCTACGGCCCGGCTCGGAGTTTCGCTCCTCTTCCACTCGAGGCTGTGATCAAGGCAGAGAAATTGGATCTTGTAAACTCTGAATTCACTTGCAGTCTACTTGATCAAGAAAGAAGCTGA
- the LOC109715567 gene encoding uncharacterized protein LOC109715567, with the protein MARIEAVIICLLIVIMDAVAGVLGIEAEKAQNKGRHLRVFFIECNEPVHQAYRLGLAAATLLALAHAIANALGGCPCICSGTKFKQSTANKQMAAATLIISWIVVIVGFTMLIIGALSNSKSRASCGFDRHRFLSIGGILCFVHGLFCLVYYVSADAAIREEGKSQRGNGSHGVHP; encoded by the exons ATGGCTAGGATAGAAGCTGTGATCATTTGCCTGTTGATTGTGATCATGGATGCAGTTGCAGGTGTACTAGGAATTGAAGCTGAGAAAGCTCAAAACAAG ggGAGGCACTTAAGGGTGTTCTTCATTGAGTGCAATGAACCAGTTCACCAGGCATATCGGCTCGGGCTCGCGGCAGCCACCCTCCTTGCGTTGGCCCACGCCATCGCGAATGCGCTCGGCGGCTGCCCGTGCATTTGTTCGGGGACCAAATTCAAACAGTCGACGGCCAACAAGCAAATGGCTGCAGCAACCTTAATCATCTCATG GATTGTTGTCATAGTTGGATTTACTATGTTGATCATAGGGGCTCTCTCAAATTCCAAATCCCGAGCATCTTGTGGCTTCGATCGCCACCGTTTCCTCTCGATCGGAGGGATCCTGTGCTTTGTTCATGGCCTGTTTTGCCTGGTGTATTATGTCTCTGCAGATGCCGCTATAAGAGAGGAAGGAAAGTCTCAAAGGGGCAATGGATCTCATGGTGTCCATCCCTAA
- the LOC109714980 gene encoding early nodulin-20-like: MTTPPTAPPPTHHRNKAPAPAPSPRRHHKAPAPAPSPRRHHKAPAPAPGPSREHHKKGPVAAPPPKARSVVEATLAAPAPAPAPGPMSSAAASGGRGRVAMGIGISGALVLICAYTCLC, from the coding sequence ATGACGACGCCTCCcacggcgccgccgccgacgcacCACCGCAACAAGGCGCCCGCGCCAGCGCCGAGCCCGCGCCGCCACCACAAGGCGCCCGCGCCAGCGCCGAGCCCGCGCCGCCACCACAAGGCTCCTGCGCCCGCGCCGGGGCCGAGCCGCGAACACCACAAGAAGGGGCccgtcgcggcgccgccgcccaAGGCCCGATCCGTGGTCGAGGCCACGCTCGCGGCGCCTGCGCCGGCGCCGGCCCCGGGGCCCATgtcctcggcggcggcgagcgGGGGCCGTGGACGTGTGGCGATGGGGATCGGGATATCGGGGGCGTTGGTGCTTATTTGTGCTTATACATGCTTgtgttaa
- the LOC109715566 gene encoding 22.3 kDa class VI heat shock protein-like produces MPRRTAIDVRQPSDQTSNRQKWRVSLTEDAFESFMARCGDAGREVFGEGSLFSPMLFGKFFDPSDAFPLWEFDSDDLLSALRCSSKTSVDWAESSSEFILRAHVPGGRKCEVEICGEKPKVMEISGQWGPAVREPGPRDWRSGRWWERGFVRRIELPENANWRRAEAYITEDEEESLLEIKIPKNNNNFDSNTHHTSSGGGGGGGGGGGEGKE; encoded by the exons ATGCCGCGGCGAACGGCGATCGACGTCCGACAGCCGTCCGATCAGACCAGCAACCGTCAGAAATGGCGCGTGTCGCTGACAGAAGACGCGTTCGAGTCGTTCATGGCTCGGTGCGGGGACGCCGGGCGAGAGGTGTTCGGAGAGGGCTCGCTGTTCAGCCCGATGCTCTTCGGGAAGTTCTTCGATCCGTCCGACGCCTTCCCGCTGTGGGAGTTCGATTCCGACGATTTGCTCTCCGCGCTCCGGTGCAGCTCCAAGACGAGTGTCGATTGGGCCGAGTCGAGTTCCGAGTTCATCCTGAGAGCTCATGTACCAG GTGGGAGGAAATGCGAGGTGGAGATATGTGGTGAAAAGCCTAAGGTAATGGAGATAAGTGGGCAGTGGGGGCCGGCGGTCCGCGAACCGGGCCCGAGGGATTGGCGGTCCGGGCGGTGGTGGGAGCGCGGGTTCGTCCGGCGGATCGAGCTGCCGGAAAATGCAAATTGGAGGAGGGCAGAGGCATACATCactgaagatgaggaagaaagCCTTCTCGAGATCAAAATTccaaagaataataataattttgatagCAACACCCACCACACAAGTagtggtggaggtggtggtggtggtggaggaggaggagaggggaaagaataa